CCAGCTCGTCGAAGCGAAGATCCTGCGCCCATGACCACCGAGATGACGATGCCCCGCCGGGGCGCGGGCCCGGGCGGTCTGCGGCTGCGCGCCGCGATCGCCGCCGCGTTCGTGCTGGCCCGCTTCAGGCCGGGCCGCCTGCGCCGGGTACTGACCCGGTGCAGCAGGGGAGCGACCCCGGCGACGTACGACGAGACGCTGGAGATGTACGAGGCGGTCACCGCCACCAGCCGCCGCTGCGCGGGCCGTTACGGCTGTCTGCCCCGCTCGGTGGCCATCGCGCTGGCGTGCCGGATGTCGGGGAGCTGGCCGGACTGGTGCGCGGGGGTCCGGACGGCACCGCCGTTCTCGCCGCATGCTTGGGTTCAGGCGGGGGGACGTACGGTCGGCGAGCAGGCGGAGTCGGCCGATCTGCGTCCTTTGATGGTGGTGACGGTACGCGAGGGGGTTCCGGGTGAGCGCGGTGGCGGGGACGACGACGGGGGCGGAAAGCCTGCCTGAGGGGCCTGAGGGGCCTGAGGGGCCTCATGCGCCTCATGGACCTGGGGAGGCCGGTACGCCTGACGGACCCGGGGTGCTTGACGGGAGCGCGGCGCCCCCCGGCGCGGAGGCGGCCGGCCCCGCCCCCCTCCGCCTCCTCCTCACCCGGGTCCGCCCCCACCGCGGCGTACTTCTCCGGGCGGGCCTGCTCTCGCTCACCGGCTCGGCGGCCGGGCTGGCGATGCCGTTGATGGCGAAGTACGCGGTCGACGCGTTCGCCGCCGACCGCTCGCCGGTGACCCCGCTCATCGCGCTCACCGCACTGGTCCTCGCGGGCGCCTGCCTCTCCGCGTACGGGCGTTACCTCATGGCCCGTACGGGAGAGGGCGTCGTTCTCCGCGCCCGCCACCAACTGGTGGGCAGGATCATGCGGTTGAAGGTCCCGGCGGTGGACCGCCTCACCCCCGGGGACCTCCAGTCCCGCGTCACCAGCGACACCACCCTCCTCCGAACAGTCCTCTCCAGCGGCCTGGTCGAGTCGTTCAACAGCGTGCTGATGCTGCTGGGGACGGTCGCGTTCATGGCGTACATGGACGTCACACTGCTGGGCGTGACGCTGGTGGTGATCGTCGGGATCGGAGCCGTGACCGCTCTGCTCATGCCGCGCATTCAGCGCGCGCAGCTCCGGGCACAGGAGTCGGTCGGGGCGATGGGCGCGGCGCTGGACCGGGTCCTCCAGGCGTTCCGTACGGTCAAGGCGAGCGGAGCCGAGGAGCGCGAGACGGCGGCCGTGGCGGAGGCGGCGCGGCGCGCGCACGACCGGG
This DNA window, taken from Streptomyces griseus subsp. griseus, encodes the following:
- a CDS encoding lasso peptide biosynthesis B2 protein produces the protein MTTEMTMPRRGAGPGGLRLRAAIAAAFVLARFRPGRLRRVLTRCSRGATPATYDETLEMYEAVTATSRRCAGRYGCLPRSVAIALACRMSGSWPDWCAGVRTAPPFSPHAWVQAGGRTVGEQAESADLRPLMVVTVREGVPGERGGGDDDGGGKPA